A single Drosophila miranda strain MSH22 chromosome XR, D.miranda_PacBio2.1, whole genome shotgun sequence DNA region contains:
- the LOC108153740 gene encoding cuticle protein 7 has protein sequence MAFFKSLICLAVLSVASAGVLHGGAGLYAAAPAIYAGHGHQDEGIDYHAYPKYHYNYGVADSHTGDVKSQHEVRDGDVVKGSYSLVEPDGSVRTVEYTADDHNGFNAVVHKTAPTIHHSAPAVVAHAAPVLAHSAPLLSHGPSIAHHLSAAPAVPYGGSLAHHAAVPAYGYATHNAHAHVAHY, from the exons ATGGCTTTCTTCAAA TCCTTGATCTGCCTGGCTGTCCTCAGCGTGGCCTCCGCCGGTGTCCTGCACGGCGGTGCTGGTCTCTACGCCGCTGCCCCAGCCATCTATGCTGGCCATGGACATCAGGATGAGGGAATTGACTATCAT GCGTACCCCAAGTACCACTACAACTACGGCGTGGCCGACTCCCACACCGGTGATGTCAAGTCCCAGCATGAGGTGCGCGACGGTGATGTTGTGAAGGGATCCTACTCCCTGGTGGAGCCCGATGGTTCGGTGCGCACCGTGGAGTACACCGCCGATGACCACAACGGCTTCAACGCAGTGGTGCACAAGACTGCCCCCACCATCCACCATTCCGCACCAGCTGTGGTCGCTCATGCCGCTCCAGTGCTGGCCCATTCCGCCCCACTGCTGTCCCATGGCCCGTCCATTGCTCACCATCTGTCTGCCGCTCCCGCTGTGCCCTATGGCGGGTCTCTGGCGCATCATGCCGCCGTGCCCGCCTACGGCTATGCCACCCACAACGCCCACGCGCATGTGGCCCACTACTAA